A portion of the Gemmatimonadaceae bacterium genome contains these proteins:
- a CDS encoding 3-hydroxyacyl-CoA dehydrogenase NAD-binding domain-containing protein — protein sequence MGYTFRGFQIDKIGVVGSGQIGPDIALYFAKSLCARDVAVVVVDVSTAALERGRARVEQKIAKGRESGAFTPEAAERMGRLLTFTSDYEQLRGASLVIEAATENLDVKRRIFAQLEELCGPGAILASNSSHIEPDELFASLGARHLTLVIHYFFPADRNALVEIVPGRETAPALVDALMALYEEIGKVPVRVGGRYGFAVNPVFEGLFLAAALAVEEGLGSTREVDAAARTALGLGVGPFTAMNLTGGNPITNHALDEMTSKLGIWWRSPRLMRDAITSGKPWDVPGRDEHIVMPPEQEERIRDAMRGAYFGLVGQILDSGIISLADLEVAVETGLAMRSPFGFMNELGVGTALTLVEAYAASHSGFAVPRCISDQARDGHPFRVNHVLRRDALDVAVLTIRRPRVLNALNDDVFEQLYESFVALKSDPKIAAVVLTGFGTKSFVSGADVNFLSRIESPAHGTMTSERSKRAGNLIEQLGKPVVCALNGSALGGGNELAMCCTARVARKGLALAVAQPEVNLGIVPGAGATQRLPRLVGISKAAEMLRTGRGLSGPEAVACGLIREEVDGDVVDRAIELARAAARGDVTLPVIDPGAMATPAELPPVELGHRSRAIDALMCRALLEGCSKPLPEGLHFESEMFGQCCATEDMRIGVGNFLANGPRSKAEFVHR from the coding sequence GTGGGATACACCTTCAGAGGTTTCCAGATCGACAAGATCGGTGTCGTCGGATCGGGGCAGATCGGTCCCGACATCGCGCTGTATTTCGCCAAGTCCCTGTGCGCCCGCGATGTTGCCGTCGTCGTCGTTGACGTCTCCACCGCGGCGCTCGAGCGCGGACGCGCCAGGGTGGAGCAGAAAATCGCCAAGGGGCGCGAGAGCGGCGCGTTCACCCCGGAGGCGGCAGAGCGCATGGGGCGCCTGCTCACCTTCACCAGCGACTACGAGCAGCTGCGCGGCGCGAGTCTCGTCATCGAGGCGGCCACGGAGAACCTCGACGTCAAGCGTCGCATCTTCGCCCAACTCGAAGAGCTGTGCGGTCCCGGGGCGATTCTCGCGTCGAACTCATCGCACATCGAACCCGATGAGCTCTTCGCGTCTCTTGGCGCGCGACACCTCACCCTCGTCATTCATTACTTCTTCCCGGCCGACCGCAACGCGCTGGTGGAGATTGTGCCCGGTCGCGAGACCGCCCCGGCGCTCGTCGACGCATTGATGGCGCTGTATGAGGAGATCGGCAAAGTGCCCGTCCGGGTTGGCGGGCGGTATGGCTTCGCCGTGAACCCTGTGTTCGAAGGGCTGTTCCTCGCCGCGGCCCTCGCGGTGGAAGAGGGGCTGGGGTCGACCAGGGAGGTCGATGCGGCCGCGCGCACCGCCCTTGGCCTTGGCGTGGGCCCGTTCACGGCGATGAACCTCACGGGGGGCAACCCGATCACCAATCATGCGCTCGATGAAATGACATCGAAGCTCGGCATCTGGTGGCGTTCACCGCGGCTGATGCGGGACGCGATCACCTCGGGCAAACCGTGGGACGTTCCCGGGCGCGACGAACACATCGTCATGCCGCCGGAACAGGAGGAGCGGATACGCGACGCAATGCGCGGCGCGTATTTCGGTCTCGTGGGACAGATTCTCGACAGCGGGATCATCTCACTCGCCGACCTCGAGGTCGCAGTTGAAACCGGGCTCGCGATGCGCTCGCCGTTCGGGTTCATGAATGAGCTGGGGGTCGGTACAGCGCTGACGCTGGTCGAAGCGTACGCCGCAAGCCATTCGGGGTTTGCCGTTCCGCGCTGCATCTCGGATCAGGCGCGCGACGGGCATCCGTTCCGCGTCAACCACGTGCTCAGGCGCGACGCGCTCGACGTTGCCGTGCTCACCATTCGCCGGCCGCGCGTGCTCAACGCGCTCAACGATGACGTGTTCGAACAACTTTACGAAAGCTTCGTCGCCTTGAAGTCGGACCCGAAAATCGCGGCCGTAGTGCTGACCGGTTTTGGCACCAAGTCATTCGTCTCCGGCGCCGACGTGAACTTTCTGTCGCGTATCGAAAGTCCGGCGCACGGCACGATGACGTCGGAGCGTTCGAAGCGCGCCGGGAATCTGATCGAACAGCTGGGGAAACCCGTCGTGTGCGCGCTCAACGGCTCGGCGTTGGGAGGGGGCAATGAGCTCGCCATGTGCTGCACTGCGCGCGTCGCGCGCAAAGGTCTCGCGCTGGCGGTTGCACAACCCGAAGTAAACCTCGGGATCGTCCCCGGCGCCGGCGCTACACAGCGTCTCCCGCGTCTGGTGGGCATCAGCAAGGCCGCGGAAATGCTGCGCACCGGGCGCGGTCTGTCGGGACCGGAGGCGGTTGCTTGCGGTTTGATTCGCGAGGAGGTTGACGGGGACGTAGTGGACCGGGCGATCGAGCTCGCGCGCGCGGCGGCGCGCGGCGACGTCACGCTCCCGGTGATTGATCCAGGTGCGATGGCGACGCCGGCGGAACTTCCCCCGGTCGAGCTTGGCCACAGGAGCCGCGCCATTGACGCACTGATGTGCCGCGCGCTGCTCGAAGGATGCAGCAAGCCACTCCCCGAAGGCCTGCACTTCGAATCGGAGATGTTCGGGCAGTGCTGTGCGACCGAGGACATGCGGATTGGCGTGGGGAATTTTCTCGCCAACGGCCCCCGCTCGAAGGCGGAGTTCGTGCATCGGTGA
- a CDS encoding prolyl oligopeptidase family serine peptidase, translated as MKRNTATSLGLFALLSCSAIVPVALAAQQTATDPFIWLEDIDGKRSMDWVNAKNAATIAVLGATPLYQSIYDRTKQILDSKDRIAYPRIVGDMLYNFWQDADHKRGIWRRTSWSDYIAGNPKWETVLDVDTLAKAEGVTWSWGGADCFDPEERLCMVSLSRGGSDASEAREFDLRSGQFVKDGFRLPEAKKSTAWVDANTLLVGTDFGPGSMTTSGYARVIKLWKRGTPLSSATIVYETPAEHMGAFTGASDAGDRRYVVVYDNKTFYEGTKSLYRDGRLVKLDVPADADLYLVRDQMVVYVRDPWQVGGKTWGTGSLVAMPVDDFLAGKRDPKLVIQPGPRETINSIASTRDYLLINVLNNVRGELRRYRHENGAWSFEKVPAPDLGGIAVMASSPRSNRFFFSYTNFIQPTTLYLASEDGKVSEVKRLPAQFDAKGLHVEQMEATSRDGTKIPFFIVHREGMAHDGNNPTLLYAYGGFESSSTPSYSATVGANWLERGGTYVLANIRGGGEFGPAWHRAGLKENRQRIYDDFAAVAEELIRQRITSPEHLGIMGGSNGGLLVGVAFTEKPELYKAVVIQSPLLDMQRYNHLLAGASWMAEYGDPDKPEEWAYISKYSPYQNLRAGTKYPKVMFTTTTRDDRVHPAHARKMAAKMESMGLPFYYFENTEGGHGAGVTNEQRAKSLALTYAYLWRQLGGGPSM; from the coding sequence ATGAAACGAAACACAGCCACTTCGCTCGGCCTTTTTGCTCTTCTCTCCTGCTCCGCGATCGTACCGGTCGCGCTGGCCGCGCAACAGACTGCGACGGATCCATTCATCTGGCTCGAGGATATCGACGGCAAGCGCTCGATGGACTGGGTCAACGCCAAGAACGCGGCGACCATCGCGGTGCTCGGCGCCACGCCGCTCTATCAATCGATCTACGATCGCACGAAACAGATCCTCGACTCGAAGGACAGAATCGCGTATCCGCGCATCGTCGGAGACATGCTCTACAACTTCTGGCAGGATGCCGATCACAAGCGCGGTATTTGGCGGCGGACGAGCTGGAGCGATTACATCGCCGGCAATCCGAAGTGGGAGACCGTGCTCGACGTGGACACTCTGGCCAAGGCGGAAGGCGTGACGTGGTCGTGGGGTGGCGCCGATTGCTTCGATCCGGAGGAGCGGCTGTGCATGGTCTCTCTCTCGCGCGGTGGGTCGGACGCGAGCGAGGCTCGCGAGTTCGATCTCCGGAGCGGTCAGTTCGTGAAGGATGGGTTCCGGCTGCCGGAGGCAAAGAAGTCTACCGCGTGGGTCGACGCGAACACGCTCCTGGTGGGCACGGACTTCGGACCGGGCTCGATGACCACCTCCGGCTACGCGCGCGTGATCAAGCTCTGGAAACGTGGTACACCGCTGTCCTCCGCGACGATAGTGTACGAGACGCCCGCCGAGCATATGGGGGCGTTTACAGGAGCGAGCGACGCGGGCGATCGGCGCTACGTCGTGGTCTACGACAACAAGACTTTCTACGAGGGTACGAAGTCGCTGTATCGGGACGGCCGCCTGGTCAAGCTCGACGTCCCGGCGGACGCGGATCTGTATCTGGTGCGCGATCAGATGGTCGTGTACGTGCGCGATCCGTGGCAGGTTGGTGGGAAGACATGGGGCACGGGATCACTCGTGGCGATGCCGGTCGACGACTTTCTCGCCGGCAAGCGTGACCCGAAGCTGGTGATACAGCCCGGGCCTCGCGAAACGATCAACAGCATCGCGTCCACGCGCGACTATCTGCTGATCAACGTGCTCAATAACGTGCGCGGCGAGCTGCGCCGGTACCGCCACGAGAACGGCGCCTGGTCGTTCGAGAAAGTGCCGGCACCTGACCTCGGCGGCATTGCCGTGATGGCGAGCTCGCCCAGGTCAAACCGGTTCTTCTTCTCTTACACGAACTTCATTCAGCCAACCACGCTCTATCTCGCGAGCGAGGATGGGAAAGTCTCCGAGGTGAAGCGGTTGCCGGCGCAGTTCGACGCGAAAGGCCTGCACGTAGAGCAGATGGAAGCGACGTCGAGGGACGGAACGAAGATCCCCTTCTTTATCGTGCACCGCGAGGGGATGGCGCACGATGGCAATAATCCGACGCTGCTCTACGCTTACGGCGGGTTCGAGTCGTCGAGTACGCCATCATACAGCGCTACGGTCGGCGCCAACTGGCTCGAGCGCGGCGGGACTTATGTGCTCGCGAACATCCGCGGCGGCGGAGAGTTCGGCCCGGCGTGGCATCGCGCTGGTCTCAAGGAGAATCGCCAGCGCATTTATGACGACTTCGCGGCGGTCGCCGAAGAGCTGATACGCCAACGCATAACATCACCAGAGCATCTGGGGATCATGGGCGGCAGTAACGGCGGCTTGCTCGTGGGCGTTGCGTTCACCGAGAAGCCGGAGCTGTATAAGGCGGTTGTGATCCAGTCACCACTGCTCGACATGCAGCGCTACAACCACCTGCTCGCCGGCGCGAGCTGGATGGCGGAGTATGGCGATCCTGACAAGCCGGAGGAGTGGGCTTACATCTCGAAGTACTCGCCCTATCAGAATCTTCGGGCTGGTACAAAATACCCCAAGGTGATGTTCACGACGACGACGCGGGACGATCGCGTGCATCCCGCACATGCCAGAAAGATGGCGGCGAAAATGGAGTCAATGGGATTGCCGTTCTATTATTTCGAGAATACTGAAGGCGGCCACGGTGCGGGGGTTACGAACGAGCAGAGGGCGAAGAGTTTGGCGCTTACGTATGCTTATTTGTGGCGGCAGTTGGGTGGCGGCCCGAGTATGTGA
- a CDS encoding NAD(P)(+) transhydrogenase (Re/Si-specific) subunit beta, whose amino-acid sequence MKRSMNPGFAGIDNELFYDRKNSMLFGDAKKSLTALINEVRTVE is encoded by the coding sequence ATGAAGCGGTCGATGAATCCGGGCTTCGCCGGCATCGACAACGAGCTGTTCTACGACCGCAAGAACTCGATGCTGTTCGGCGATGCAAAGAAGTCGCTGACGGCCCTCATCAACGAGGTGCGCACCGTGGAGTAG
- the nhaA gene encoding Na+/H+ antiporter NhaA produces the protein MTRALQPFQEFAHTGALGGIALLACTLLALAWANSPWGDRYFSLWQSVIAIGPPSAPLVKSLQHWINDGLMAVFFLLVGLEIKRELLVGELASIRQAALPIAAAIGGMIVPAALYAMLNLRGEGAAGWGIPMATDIAFALGVLALVGSRVPIGLKVFLTAFAIVDDMGAVLVIAVFYTTSISWLAVGAAVAIVAVLICLNAFRITSLPPYLLLGVLLWLALLSSGLHATIAGVILALVIPAHTTINADQYSTRARALLDEFDRTETGDLLVLTSKGQQEAIHQLDLASGDVQGPLLRLEHALHATVAFVIMPIFALANAGVRVDTIERFVSSPITIGVTLGLLAGKPIGITACSWFAVRFLGASLPTGVTMQMIHAVSWIGGIGFAMSLFVAGLAFGESGQMDAAKFGILAGSILAGAAGYLLLRNVAKQ, from the coding sequence TTGACGCGCGCGCTGCAACCGTTCCAGGAATTTGCGCACACCGGCGCGCTGGGCGGGATTGCGCTGCTCGCATGCACGCTCCTAGCGCTCGCATGGGCCAACTCCCCGTGGGGGGACCGCTACTTCTCGCTTTGGCAGTCCGTCATCGCGATCGGTCCACCCTCCGCGCCACTGGTCAAGTCGCTTCAGCACTGGATCAACGACGGGCTGATGGCCGTGTTCTTTCTGCTGGTCGGCCTCGAGATCAAGCGCGAATTGCTGGTCGGCGAACTGGCCTCGATCCGGCAGGCGGCCCTCCCGATCGCGGCCGCAATCGGCGGGATGATCGTTCCAGCGGCCTTGTACGCAATGCTCAACCTCCGCGGCGAAGGTGCAGCCGGCTGGGGCATTCCGATGGCGACGGACATCGCGTTCGCGCTCGGCGTGCTTGCGCTTGTAGGGTCGCGCGTTCCCATTGGGCTGAAGGTGTTCCTCACAGCCTTCGCGATCGTGGATGACATGGGTGCCGTGCTGGTGATCGCCGTCTTCTACACCACGAGTATCTCGTGGCTCGCCGTTGGCGCCGCCGTGGCGATCGTTGCTGTACTGATCTGCCTGAACGCCTTCAGGATCACCTCCCTGCCACCCTATCTGCTTCTCGGCGTTCTCCTCTGGCTCGCCCTCCTGTCGTCGGGGCTTCATGCGACGATCGCCGGTGTGATTCTTGCGCTCGTCATCCCCGCGCACACAACTATCAACGCCGACCAGTACTCCACACGTGCTCGTGCGCTACTGGATGAATTCGATCGCACGGAGACCGGCGACCTGCTGGTGCTGACGAGCAAGGGACAACAAGAGGCGATACACCAGCTCGATCTCGCGAGCGGCGACGTTCAGGGACCACTGCTTCGGTTGGAGCACGCGCTCCACGCCACCGTCGCGTTCGTCATCATGCCCATCTTTGCCCTCGCGAACGCCGGCGTGCGCGTCGATACGATTGAACGCTTTGTCAGCAGTCCAATCACGATTGGTGTGACGCTCGGCCTCCTCGCCGGCAAGCCGATTGGCATCACGGCGTGCAGCTGGTTCGCCGTGCGTTTTCTCGGCGCATCACTGCCCACCGGTGTGACGATGCAAATGATTCACGCCGTGTCGTGGATCGGCGGAATTGGATTCGCAATGTCGCTCTTTGTCGCCGGTCTTGCCTTCGGCGAATCGGGGCAGATGGACGCGGCGAAGTTCGGTATCCTGGCGGGTTCGATTCTCGCGGGCGCGGCCGGGTATCTCCTGCTGAGAAACGTCGCGAAGCAGTGA
- the bcrC gene encoding benzoyl-CoA reductase subunit C, with amino-acid sequence MGSGDAPTRAALVEKARDIYDDLDFGAVRRWLADHPGRKAAGYLPVYAPREIMHACGLLPVGIHGGGDRLEIIRGDAFYQSYICHLPRSVIELAQSGRLDMLSAVLFPSTCDVIRNLSGMWKLLYPEAYVRYIDVPQTPDKGAAADFWESELRRLVRDLGRVSGHHPTDAELRSSVELYNETRAMVRALYTARRERPWDLPTEELYVLLRAGELIPAEEFIAMSRDYLAAVEAEPRRPRDNSRVVVVGAFCEQPPLGLIMSIERAGCYIVDDDFLLGNRFLTRDVPLDGDPVRALAEAFVSNDQRTSVLFESDPLGKKRLMKECVAAANADGIIFATPSFCDPALLDQPMLRAGAENASIPCIAFKYAENTGQFQQFREQAGTFADSIKLWGDA; translated from the coding sequence ATGGGCTCTGGAGACGCTCCAACGCGCGCCGCGCTCGTGGAAAAGGCCCGCGACATCTACGACGACCTCGACTTCGGCGCAGTCCGCCGATGGCTCGCGGACCATCCGGGACGGAAGGCGGCGGGCTACCTCCCAGTCTACGCGCCGCGCGAGATCATGCACGCGTGCGGATTGCTGCCGGTGGGCATCCACGGGGGCGGCGACCGGCTCGAGATCATTCGCGGCGACGCCTTCTACCAGTCGTACATCTGCCATCTGCCGCGCTCGGTCATCGAGTTGGCGCAGTCGGGGCGGCTCGACATGCTGTCGGCGGTGCTGTTCCCGTCAACGTGCGACGTGATCCGCAACCTCTCGGGAATGTGGAAGCTGCTCTACCCCGAGGCGTACGTCCGCTACATCGACGTGCCGCAGACTCCCGACAAGGGCGCCGCGGCGGACTTCTGGGAGAGCGAACTCCGCCGCCTGGTGCGCGACCTCGGCCGTGTCTCAGGACATCACCCGACGGACGCCGAGCTGCGCTCGTCGGTGGAACTCTATAATGAAACGCGGGCGATGGTGCGCGCGCTCTACACGGCGCGGCGTGAGCGCCCGTGGGACCTGCCCACCGAAGAGCTGTACGTCCTGCTTCGCGCGGGCGAGCTGATCCCCGCGGAGGAGTTCATCGCAATGTCGCGCGATTATCTCGCCGCGGTGGAGGCGGAACCCAGGCGTCCCCGCGACAACAGCCGCGTGGTCGTGGTTGGCGCGTTCTGCGAGCAACCCCCGCTCGGGCTGATCATGTCGATCGAGCGCGCCGGCTGCTACATCGTGGACGACGACTTTCTGCTCGGCAATCGCTTCCTCACGCGCGACGTGCCGCTCGACGGCGATCCGGTGCGCGCTCTGGCCGAAGCGTTCGTCTCCAACGACCAGCGTACGTCGGTGCTCTTCGAGAGCGACCCGCTCGGCAAGAAGCGGCTGATGAAGGAATGCGTAGCCGCCGCCAACGCCGACGGGATCATCTTCGCAACACCGAGCTTCTGCGACCCGGCGCTGCTCGACCAGCCGATGCTCCGTGCGGGCGCCGAGAATGCGAGCATCCCGTGCATCGCGTTCAAGTACGCCGAGAACACCGGGCAGTTCCAGCAGTTCCGCGAACAAGCCGGGACGTTCGCCGACTCGATCAAGCTCTGGGGGGACGCCTGA
- a CDS encoding HAMP domain-containing sensor histidine kinase, with translation MEAAALYREAIAAGRRTEQAGYAQLALARVLARLGQAREATAQYAQVFALGFDAADEHGVPLALYAATKLTDSGPVRVLDRLSDETRQRCCLAPEALYMLRQIVDTLTPRASREREVEQSASLRRLLDERIRTAEQTVALESELPELGLRPLLHAGATSGAPRWIMYGREPWFVGAATIAGDRASVLIAIDAARFLTTVNRTLPSELGVSGHIRMALPGDTAERLLGPDFAFLSMELGPVSGLSGDRGIARPFYLGTLIVVLGVTLFGAYLLWFDVRRELRLANLRSQFVASVSHELKTPLTAIRMFAETLSLDHFQDPATRREYLDTIVNETERLTRLLDNVLDLSKIERGQKQYRLEPTTLADVVERCARMLQYPLAQHGFRLHVETADALPRVAADEDAVEQAVLNLLTNAMKYSGESRDIDLRLRRVNGEAIIDVQDRGVGIPATHKARVIEKFYRVPSAENAGIPGAGLGLTLVEHIVTAHGGRLEIESEVGRGSTFSIHLPLEPGR, from the coding sequence GTGGAAGCGGCCGCGCTGTATCGGGAGGCAATAGCCGCGGGTCGTCGCACCGAACAGGCGGGTTATGCACAACTCGCACTCGCTCGCGTGCTCGCAAGGCTTGGTCAAGCTCGCGAGGCGACGGCGCAGTACGCGCAGGTCTTCGCGCTCGGCTTCGATGCCGCCGACGAACATGGGGTGCCGCTCGCGCTCTATGCCGCCACAAAGCTGACCGATAGCGGACCGGTGCGCGTGCTGGACCGGCTATCTGACGAGACCCGCCAGCGGTGTTGTCTCGCGCCTGAAGCGCTCTATATGCTTCGACAGATTGTCGATACCCTGACGCCTCGTGCGTCGCGCGAGCGCGAGGTCGAACAGTCCGCGTCGCTGCGACGCCTTCTCGATGAGCGCATCCGTACAGCGGAGCAAACCGTCGCCTTGGAGTCGGAGCTTCCTGAGCTTGGACTTCGCCCGCTGCTGCACGCCGGTGCGACGTCTGGTGCGCCGCGCTGGATCATGTATGGGCGCGAGCCTTGGTTCGTGGGCGCGGCGACGATCGCAGGAGATAGGGCGTCGGTGCTCATTGCGATCGACGCTGCACGCTTTCTGACGACGGTCAACCGCACCCTCCCATCAGAACTCGGGGTGAGCGGCCACATTCGTATGGCGCTGCCTGGCGACACAGCGGAACGGCTGCTGGGCCCTGACTTCGCCTTTCTGAGCATGGAGCTCGGGCCCGTCAGCGGGCTGTCCGGGGACCGTGGCATCGCGCGACCGTTCTACCTCGGCACGCTCATTGTCGTCCTTGGCGTCACGCTGTTCGGCGCCTACCTGCTTTGGTTCGACGTGCGGCGCGAGCTGCGCCTGGCCAACCTGCGGTCGCAATTCGTCGCCAGCGTATCGCACGAATTGAAAACGCCCCTGACGGCGATCCGAATGTTCGCGGAAACGCTGTCGCTCGATCATTTCCAGGATCCCGCCACTCGGCGCGAATACCTCGACACAATCGTCAACGAGACGGAACGCCTGACGCGGCTCCTCGATAATGTGCTCGACCTCTCGAAGATCGAGCGCGGCCAGAAGCAGTACCGGTTGGAGCCGACGACGCTGGCCGACGTCGTCGAGCGCTGCGCGCGGATGCTGCAGTATCCACTGGCGCAGCACGGATTTCGCCTTCACGTGGAAACGGCTGACGCGCTGCCACGCGTGGCCGCCGACGAGGATGCCGTGGAGCAAGCGGTGCTCAACCTGCTCACCAATGCCATGAAGTACTCGGGCGAGAGCCGCGACATCGACCTGCGCCTGCGCCGCGTGAATGGCGAGGCGATCATCGACGTTCAGGACCGCGGCGTGGGAATTCCCGCCACGCACAAGGCGCGCGTGATCGAGAAGTTCTATCGCGTACCCTCGGCAGAAAATGCAGGTATTCCAGGCGCCGGGTTGGGTCTTACACTCGTCGAACACATCGTAACCGCGCACGGCGGCCGTCTGGAAATCGAGAGCGAGGTGGGACGGGGGAGCACGTTCTCGATTCACCTCCCGCTCGAGCCAGGCAGATGA
- a CDS encoding DUF445 family protein, which yields MTSPPDNSIPLTAFDEEIRAKQLADMKMRAAGLLVLAAIAFGFSHYFGARYPWLGWVQAFSEAAMVGGLADWFAVTALFKHPMGIPIPHTAIIPTRKDRVGAVLGAFVERNFLNRNVIEARLIDARLGERLARFLSDPVNSRAVARHAARGLVAAAESLRDEDVQGMIDATIAERIRKTRVAPLIGRGLSLMTTGDRHQELLDEGIKLAARAVTENEDLIRRRIEAETPWWVPGVVDDKILKKIMRGMERTLAEVRDDRNHPLRERFDTALKKFIDDLHNSPEVMARAEELKEELLSADAVRHFSASIWTDTKATLVRRAERAEESDVDTISTGLASLGKAILDDPMLLERVDGWLRNGVVGLVERYQSEVSDLIAHTVRGWDPTATSQRIELAIGRDLQFIRINGTIVGGLVGLILYAITR from the coding sequence TTGACCTCACCCCCTGACAACTCGATCCCGCTCACTGCCTTCGACGAGGAAATACGCGCGAAGCAGTTAGCCGACATGAAGATGCGCGCCGCCGGACTACTCGTCCTGGCGGCGATCGCCTTCGGATTCTCCCACTACTTCGGCGCACGCTACCCCTGGCTCGGGTGGGTCCAGGCGTTCTCGGAAGCAGCCATGGTCGGCGGGCTCGCCGACTGGTTCGCGGTGACGGCGCTGTTCAAGCACCCGATGGGAATCCCTATACCGCACACCGCCATCATCCCGACCCGCAAGGACCGCGTAGGCGCAGTCCTCGGCGCATTCGTAGAGCGAAATTTTCTCAACCGCAACGTCATCGAAGCCAGGCTGATCGACGCCAGACTTGGCGAGCGGCTCGCGCGATTCCTCAGTGATCCCGTCAACAGCAGAGCCGTGGCGCGGCATGCGGCGCGCGGTCTGGTCGCCGCCGCGGAATCACTGCGCGACGAAGACGTGCAGGGGATGATCGACGCGACGATCGCCGAGCGAATTAGGAAGACGCGTGTTGCGCCGCTCATCGGCAGAGGACTGTCGCTCATGACGACCGGCGACCGCCACCAGGAGTTGCTCGACGAGGGAATCAAGCTTGCCGCGCGAGCAGTCACCGAAAACGAGGATCTCATTCGCCGCCGGATCGAGGCCGAGACACCGTGGTGGGTGCCGGGCGTCGTGGACGACAAGATTCTCAAGAAGATCATGCGGGGAATGGAGCGCACGCTGGCCGAAGTGCGCGACGACAGGAATCACCCGCTGCGCGAGCGATTCGATACCGCGCTCAAGAAGTTCATCGACGATCTCCACAACTCTCCCGAAGTGATGGCGCGCGCCGAGGAGCTGAAGGAGGAGCTTTTGAGCGCGGATGCGGTGCGGCATTTCTCCGCATCGATCTGGACAGACACCAAGGCCACTCTGGTGCGGCGTGCAGAACGCGCTGAGGAGTCGGACGTCGATACGATCTCGACCGGACTGGCAAGTCTCGGCAAAGCGATCCTCGACGATCCGATGTTACTCGAGCGCGTGGATGGGTGGCTGCGCAACGGCGTCGTAGGCCTCGTCGAGCGATATCAATCGGAAGTGAGCGACCTGATCGCGCATACGGTGCGCGGCTGGGATCCGACCGCGACGTCGCAGCGGATCGAGCTCGCCATTGGCCGTGACCTTCAGTTCATCCGCATCAACGGGACGATTGTCGGCGGACTCGTCGGTCTGATCCTCTACGCAATAACACGGTAG